One Triticum dicoccoides isolate Atlit2015 ecotype Zavitan chromosome 5B, WEW_v2.0, whole genome shotgun sequence genomic window carries:
- the LOC119311021 gene encoding 4-hydroxyphenylacetaldehyde oxime monooxygenase-like: MNFSLPQQWQLLLLASILLPVVSYLLVTKRSSEEGRLKLPPGPKRVPVLGNLHQLGPLPHRSLRDLARRHGPVMLLRLGAATTVVVSSSAAARDVMRAHDADCCSRSSSPGPARLSYGRKSAAFSPYGAYWRDMRSLFAAELLGARGVRAAWAARREQVDRLMAALGDAAGPVSLDEHVFRVADGVISTVAYGSVYGAEAFAGKHKGFQHVLEEAMDMSASFSAEDFFPNAVGRLLDRLAGIVARRERIFRDLDGFFEAVLEQHLHPARPKPESGGGDLVDALIRICEEHGFTRDHVKAVLLDAFLGGVDTSSVTILWAMSELIRKPQVLKKVQEEIRAAVAVNGNNEQRVQPDDLPKLTYLKMVVKETLRLHPPVTLLLPRETLRRVEIGGYDVPAGTRVLVNAWAIGRDPASWGQDAAEFQRERFESGGRHGEVDFRGAHLELMPFGAGQRICPGLAMGVANVEFTLANMLYGFEWELPEGTVAEKLSMEEAGRLTFHRKTPLVLLPTPYVPPRAG; encoded by the coding sequence ATGAATTTCTCACTACCCCAGCAATGGCAGCTCCTCCTCCTAGCCAGCATCCTCCTCCCCGTCGTCTCGTACCTGCTGGTGACGAAGCGCAGCTCCGAGGAAGGGCGGTTGAAGCTGCCGCCCGGCCCGAAGCGGGTGCCGGTGCTCGGCAACCTGCACCAACTGGGCCCTCTGCCGCACCGCAGCCTGCGTGACCTGGCCCGGCGGCACGGCCCCGTCATGCTGCTCCGCCTCGGCGCGGCGACGACGGTGGTTGTCTCTTCCTCCGCGGCGGCGCGCGACGTGATGAGGGCCCACGACGCCGACTGCTGCAGCCGGTCCTCGTCGCCAGGTCCCGCGCGGCTCTCCTACGGGCGCAAGAGCGCCGCCTTCTCACCATACGGAGCCTACTGGCGCGACATGCGCAGCCTCTTCGCTGCGGAGCTCCTCGGCGCCCGCGGCGTTAGAGCCGCCTGGGCCGCCCGGCGGGAGCAGGTCGACAGGCTCATGGCCGCCCTGGGTGACGCTGCGGGGCCGGTGTCGTTGGACGAGCACGTGTTCCGTGTCGCCGACGGTGTCATTAGCACGGTGGCGTACGGGAGCGTGTACGGCGCGGAGGCGTTCGCGGGCAAGCACAAGGGGTTCCAGCATGTGCTAGAGGAGGCCATGGACATGTCGGCCAGCTTCTCCGCCGAGGACTTCTTCCCCAACGCCGTCGGCCGCCTCCTCGACCGGCTCGCCGGCATAGTCGCGCGCAGGGAGAGGATCTTCAGAGACCTCGACGGCTTCTTCGAGGCAGTGCTGGAGCAGCACCTGCACCCCGCGCGCCCCAAGCCGGAGAGCGGCGGCGGCGACCTGGTGGACGCCCTCATCAGAATCTGCGAGGAGCACGGCTTCACGAGGGACCACGTCAAGGCTGTCCTCCTGGACGCGTTCCTCGGCGGCGTCGACACGAGCTCGGTGACGATCCTGTGGGCGATGTCGGAGCTGATCCGGAAGCCGCAAGTGCTGAAGAAAGTGCAGGAGGAGATCAGGGCCGCGGTCGCCGTCAACGGCAACAACGAGCAGCGGGTGCAGCCGGACGACCTGCCGAAGCTGACCTACCTGAAGATGGTCGTCAAAGAGACCCTGCGGCTTCACCCGCCGGTGACGCTGCTTCTGCCGCGGGAGACACTGCGGCGGGTGGAGATCGGCGGCTACGATGTGCCGGCAGGGACGCGGGTGCTGGTGAACGCGTGGGCCATCGGGAGGGACCCCGCGAGCTGGGGCCAGGACGCGGCGGAGTTCCAGCGGGAGAGGTTCGAGTCCGGCGGGAGGCACGGCGAGGTGGACTTCCGCGGCGCTCACTTGGAGCTGATGCCGTTCGGCGCCGGCCAGCGAATCTGCCCCGGACTGGCCATGGGGGTGGCGAACGTGGAGTTCACGTTGGCCAACATGTTGTACGGCTTCGAGTGGGAGCTGCCGGAGGGGACGGTGGCGGAGAAGCTGAGCATGGAGGAGGCCGGCAGACTGACTTTCCACCGCAAGACGCCGCTGGTGCTCCTGCCCACCCCATACGTACCGCCGAGAGCTGGCTAG